Proteins from a single region of Acanthochromis polyacanthus isolate Apoly-LR-REF ecotype Palm Island chromosome 11, KAUST_Apoly_ChrSc, whole genome shotgun sequence:
- the LOC110960096 gene encoding lanosterol 14-alpha demethylase, with product MQFYQIGSKLLGDTVGRMNDNLTSVVLAASVITLTLAYISKLLLKQTPDKDKKYPPCIPSSIPFLGHAVAFGKSPIEFLENAYDKYGPVFSFTMVGKTFTYLLGSEAATLMFNSKNEDLNAEDVYSRLTTPVFGKGVAYDVPNPIFLEQKKMLKTGLNIARFKEHVKIIEAETVEYFQRWGDSGERNLFEALSELIILTASSCLHGKEIRSMLDERVAQLYADLDGGFSHAAWLLPGWLPLPSFRKRDKAHMEIKNIFYKVIEKRRRSGEKVDDILQTLIDATYKDGRPLNDDEIAGMLIGLLLAGQHTSSTTSAWMGFFLAKDKALQERCFSEQKAVCGEDLPPLDFDQLKDLSLLERCLKETLRLRPPIMTMMRMARSPQTAAGYTIPVGHQVCVSPTVNHRLHDTWVERTEFNPDRYLSDNPAAGEKFAYVPFGAGRHRCIGENFAYVQIKTIWSTLLRLYDFDLADGYFPTINYTTMIHTPHSPVIRYKRRKQQVEK from the exons ATGCAATTTTATCAGATCGGCAGTAAGCTGCTGGGGGACACGGTGGGGAGGATGAACGACAACCTGACCTCAGTGGTGCTGGCAGCTTCAGTCATCACACTAACTCTGGCTTATATCTCTAAACTGCTGCTCAAACAGACACCTGACAAGGACAAG AAATATCCTCCTTGCATTCCCTCCAGCATCCCCTTCCTTGGACATGCTGTTGCATTTGGAAAAAGCCCCATTGAATTTCTTGAAAATGCCTATGATAAA TACGGCCCGGTGTTCAGCTTCACCATGGTGGGTAAAACCTTCACCTACCTGCTGGGCAGCGAAGCAGCGACCCTGATGTTCAACAGCAAGAACGAAGACCTGAACGCAGAGGACGTCTACTCCAGACTGACCACTCCGGTGTTTGGAAAAGGAGTCGCCTACGATGTGCCCAACCCT ATCTTCCTGGAACAAAAGAAGATGTTGAAGACTGGACTGAACATCGCCCGTTTTAAGGAGCATGTGAAGATCATCGAGGCGGAGACGGTCGAGTATTTTCAGAGATGGGGAGACAGCGGAGAGAGAA ACCTGTTTGAGGCTCTGTCTGAGCTGATCATCCTGACAGCCAGCAGCTGCCTCCACGGGAAGGAGATCCGCAGCATGCTGGATGAACGAGTGGCGCAGCTCTACGCCGACCTGGACGGAGGATTCAGCCACGCTGCCTGGCTGCTGCCCGGCTGGCTGCCTCTGCCCAGCTTCAG GAAACGGGACAAAGCTCACATGGAGATCAAGAACATTTTCTACAAGGTGATTGAGAAACGCAGGAGGTCTGGAGAGAAAGTGGACGACATCCTGCAGACGCTCATCGACGCCACCTACAA agacGGACGCCCACTGAACGACGATGAGATCGCTGGGATGCTGATCGGCCTCCTCCTGGCCGGTCAGcacacctcctccaccaccagcGCCTGGATGGGCTTCTTCCTGGCCAAAGACAAAGCTCTGCAGGAACGCTGCTTCTCCGAACAGAAGGCCGTGTGTGGAGAAGATCTGCCTCCACTTGACTTTGATCAG CTGAAGGATCTCAGCTTGTTGGAGCGCTGCTTGAAGGAAACCCTGCGGCTCCGTCCTCCAATCATGACCATGATGAGGATGGCTCGCTCTCCTCAG ACCGCTGCTGGGTACACCATCCCTGTGGGCCACCAGGTCTGCGTCTCCCCGACCGTCAACCACCGTCTGCACGACACCTGGGTGGAGAGGACGGAGTTCAACCCCGACCGCTACCTCAGCGACAACCCTGCTGCCGGGGAGAAGTTTGCCTATGTGCCGTTTGGAGCCG GTCGTCATCGCTGCATCGGGGAAAACTTCGCCTACGTCCAGATCAAAACCATCTGGTCCACTTTGCTGCGTTTGTACGACTTCGACCTGGCGGACGGATATTTCCCCACGATCAACTACACCACGATGATCCACACCCCTCACAGCCCCGTCATCAGATACAAGAGGAGGAAGCAGCAAGTGGAGAAATAA